The following is a genomic window from Acidobacteriota bacterium.
TCGACTTCCAGATTACTCATCGACTGCCGAATCAAACGCCGATAACACCTCACCCCAGAATTTCTCGAGGTAGCGACGAAGCGGCTCGAGACCACCTGGATCGACCGAGTGAAAACTCCGTGTTCCCTGTCGTCGCTCCCGAACCAGTCCCGCCTCCTTGAGGACCTTGAGGTGCTGGGACACT
Proteins encoded in this region:
- a CDS encoding metalloregulator ArsR/SmtB family transcription factor gives rise to the protein MVSHEHLLKALVDPTRREIFERLRSGPRSVGDLASGLPVSRPAVSQHLKVLKEAGLVRERRQGTRSFHSVDPGGLEPLRRYLEKFWGEVLSAFDSAVDE